Proteins from one Danaus plexippus chromosome 2, MEX_DaPlex, whole genome shotgun sequence genomic window:
- the LOC133318843 gene encoding probable RNA polymerase II nuclear localization protein SLC7A6OS: MSTSTILRVKRRLDENPQDALVLVCKRMKTDKDEISPSLFVFRGSVENQENTHVKNIVPQSIPLKRSTSVSNIIQKIRKERKDVANESRYEIVNCSRGLAQCNSDNYDLVDLEKKDGKEDAQYTYDLYTPVKEDFDIAMLDNLVSIEDYRTDLVFGTYRDCDNVESDEDSEDSNAENDWRNEYPDSDPSSIDEGDMIKAVENCNIEDDLSSDEEEAQIYDEQPDLFKEDVKRFGAAYAKYKAKVLAEGDISDSQSYVHCTVKEMDDDYKDGSDDGFYYGQEEDSEQFKEQYEEDSDEKEDHDADLDEYNPD; the protein is encoded by the exons atgtcaacgTCTACTATTTTGCGTGTAAAACGCCGGCTTGATGAAAACCCGCAAGATGCTTTAGTACTTGTTTGTAAGCGAATGAAAACGGATAAGGACGAAATATCCCCTTCACTATTTGTATTTAGAGGAAGTGTTGAAAACCAG GAAAATAcgcatgtaaaaaatatagtaccGCAAAGTATCCCATTAAAGCGTTCAACAAGTGTGAGCAATATCATTCAGAAGATCCGTAAGGAAAGAAAAGATGTTGCGAATGAGAGTCGTTATGAAATTGTGAATTGTAGCCGTGGCCTCGCTCAGTGCAACTCTGACAATTATGATCTAGTTGATCTGGAAAAGAAAGATGGGAAAGAAGATGCACAGTATACCTACGATCTGTATACACCGGTCAAGGAGGACTTTGATATAGCCATGTTGGATAATCTTGTCAG tattgagGATTACAGAACGGATCTCGTATTTGGTACGTATCGGGATTGTGATAATGTGGAGTCTGATGAAGACAGCGAAGATTCCAACGCTGAGAACGACTGGAGGAATGAATACCCTGACTCGGATCCCAGCAGCATCGATGAGGGGGACATGATAAAGGCTGTGGAGAACTGTAATATAG AAGACGATCTTTCGAGTGATGAGGAAGAGGCACAAATTTATGACGAACAGCCAGATCTGTTCAAGGAGGATGTGAAACGTTTTGGAGCGGCGTACGCCAAGTACAAGGCGAAGGTCTTAGCCGAAGGAGATATAAGTGACAGCCAGAGTTACGTGCACTGCACCGTTAAAGAGATGGATGATGATTACAAAGATGGCAGCGATGATGGCTTCTACTACGGCCAGGAGGAGGACTCGGAACAGTTCAAGGAACAGTACGAAGAGGACTCTGACGAGAAGGAGGATCACGATGCCGATTTGGACGAATATAACCCAGATTGA
- the LOC116779420 gene encoding mediator of RNA polymerase II transcription subunit 15-like, protein MDNLKQFTIMGSDDNWRTQNFRQNVVTKIEEVIQKSGMQVARNSSEMENHVFMKAKTREEYLNMVAKLILHVREMSQPKQNQGQNMQGPNQNQGGPANQAQTQQGQPQQGSSNQAGMATDPINALQNMTSQGSRNQMMNMGPGQMQQGVLGPNPGMGGMQTQMGQQGPIVSQGPQAQTATNLLQTLNQRPQLNMQLQNKLSGPIGMAPNQGQMGNNMVGGMGMGNMGSQLQNHLAAPGMQGQMMPNMSMSNTMQVPMSGASTIVGQMQCNQVVGGIGGQMTQNTMQGQMPNQMVGNMGNNQLVNINMLQMHRSQGKEVVMGAGYTQRAPPHNQFLRQSPSPSASSPNMPGPSPVSMGGGVLSGALSSPMGLGGLGACSGGSPNPSGNHHMTHHPPQQRVNMGMAASPSSSLNTPVGGGVASPGGEEAAYREKVRQLSKYIEPLRRMVLRMVSEGENVEKLTKMKNLLDILSNPNKRMPLETLIKCEVVLEKLDFKRSEGVGLGLPSAGKEQIFNPLLEVVNNCLQSPLANHTLKRTFGSTLDALNGPEIKNLPPPPPKIAKVEEPTMEIPDVLQGEIARLDSRFKVSLETMQLSGGEGAISLIAQLDDVRLPCVPAVHVTVPRDYPAASPARLRPKTTKRNNEDCFLARVEKAMDARCARLPKSCSVGQLLDAWEMSVRQACAPNPQAYNAVPALGL, encoded by the exons atggACAACTTAAAGCAGTTCACCATAATGGGTTCTGATGATAATTGGCGAACGCAGAATTTTCGACAGAATGTTGTGACCAAGAT AGAGGAGGTTATTCAGAAGTCAGGTATGCAAGTTGCTCGCAATAGCAGTGAAATGGAAAATCACGTCTTCATGAAAGCGAAGACTAgagaagaatatttaaatatggttGCAAAATTGATTTTACATGTGAGGGAGATGT CGCAACCAAAACAAAACCAAGGTCAAAACATGCAAGGGCCCAATCAAAATCAAGGAGGTCCAGCAAACCAAGCTCAAACTCAGCAGGGACAGCCTCAACAAGGTTCTTCAAACCAAGCAGGGATGGCCACTGACCCTATAAATGCCTTACAGAATATGACCTCACAGGGCTCGAGGAACCAAATGATGAACATGGGACCAGGTCAGATGCAACAAGGAGTTCTTGGACCAAATCCTGGAATGGGAGGGATGCAGACACAAATGGGACAACAAGGGCCCATTGTATCACAAGGCCCACAAGCTCAGACTGCTACAAATCTGCTCCAAACATTAAACCAGAGACCTCAATTAAATATGCAGCTGCAGAACAAATTAAGTGGGCCAATAGGCATGGCCCCCAACCAGGGACAGATGGGTAACAATATGGTCGGAGGTATGGGGATGGGTAATATGGGCAGTCAGTTGCAAAATCACTTAGCGGCTCCGGGAATGCAGGGGCAGATGATGCCCAACATGTCCATGTCGAACACCATGCAGGTCCCAATGTCGGGAGCGAGCACCATTGTAGGGCAAATGCAATGCAACCAGGTTGTGGGTGGCATTGGTGGTCAGATGACACAGAACACTATGCAGGGACAGATGCCTAATCAAATGG TTGGCAACATGGGCAACAATCAACTGGTGAACATCAATATGCTGCAAATGCATCGTAGTCAGGGTAAGGAGGTGGTGATGGGAGCTGGATACACCCAGCGTGCTCCACCACACAACCAGTTCCTAAGACAGAGCCCTTCGCCATCTGCGTCATCTCCGAACATGCCCGGGCCTAGTCCTGTGTCCATGG GCGGGGGAGTCCTCAGCGGCGCATTATCTTCTCCCATGGGTTTGGGCGGGCTCGGCGCGTGCTCGGGCGGCTCGCCCAACCCCAGCGGCAACCACCACATGACGCACCACCCACCACAACAACG CGTGAACATGGGCATGGCTGCCTCACCGTCTTCATCTCTGAACACGCCGGTGGGTGGTGGGGTGGCGTCTCCCGGGGGGGAGGAGGCGGCCTACAGGGAGAAGGTTCGCCAACTGTCCAAATACATAGAGCCGCTTAGACGGATGGTGCTCAGGATGGTCAGCGAGGGAGAGA ATGTGGAGAAGCTAACTAAGATGAAGAATCTATTGGACATATTATCAAACCCTAATAAACGCATGCCGTTGGAGACATTGATCAAGTGTGAGGTGGTGTTGGAGAAGCTGGACTTCAAACGGAGTGAGGGTGTCGGACTAGGGCTGCCGTCTGCCGGAAAG GAGCAGATCTTCAACCCCCTACTGGAGGTAGTGAACAACTGTCTCCAGTCTCCGCTGGCCAACCATACCCTCAAGAGGACATTCGGTTCAACTCTCGATGCCCTCAATGGACCGGAGATCAa GAATCTTCCACCGCCGCCTCCGAAAATAGCGAAAGTGGAGGAACCCACCATGGAAATACCAGACGTCCTGCAAGGAGAGATCGCGAGGTTGGACTCCAGGTTTAAG GTGTCCTTGGAGACGATGCAGCTGTCAGGTGGTGAGGGCGCCATCTCTTTGATCGCTCAGTTGGACGACGTGCGCCTGCCGTGTGTGCCGGCTGTCCACGTGACCGTGCCCCGGGACTATCCGGCCGCCTCGCCAGCCCGCCTCCGACCGAAGACCACCAAGAGGAACAACGAGGACTGCTTCCTGGCCAGGGTCGAGAAAGCTATGGACGCGAGATGTGCCAG ATTACCGAAAAGTTGTTCGGTGGGCCAGTTACTGGACGCGTGGGAGATGAGTGTGAGACAAGCCTGTGCTCCGAACCCCCAGGCTTACAACGCTGTACCAGCCCTAGGACTGTAA